In the Aristaeella hokkaidonensis genome, CGACCCTGCCCAAGTCCAGAATCTTCAGCCGTTCCATGGACTCCCGGATGGCAGTTCCGGCAGTGATCACGTCCTCCACGATGACAATCCGGTCATCCTTTCCCGGGATCTTTCCGACAATAGCGCCGCCTTCCCCGTGGTCTTTCTTTTCCTTCCGGTTAAAGCAGACAGGCACCCGTACGCCGTACCGGCTGTACAGCGCTGCCGCTGTTACTGCCACCAGGGTAATCCCCTTATAGGCCGGGCCGAACAGCAGGCAGCTTTCCCTGCCGATGTTTTCCACATAAGTCTGCGCGTACATTTTCCCGACCAGGTCTAACTGGTCCCCGTACGTCAGCTTTCCGGTATTGATGAAATAGGGCGTTTTCCGGCCGCTTTTCGCCGTGAAATCACCGAACTGCACCGCGCCGGACTCCGCCAGGAGCTCAATAAACCGTTTTTTGTCTTCATTCATTTTTTGATCCCTCCCCGTATGCGGATTCATTATACAAAAAGCGCGGGCTGCGGGCAATTCAAGACCGGAAAAAGGACAAAAGAAACCGGCGCCGGAGCATTTTCCGACGCCGGATATATCAACCTTTCAGCCGGTTCCGATATTACGGCTGTTCCTTATCCATCCTTCCGGATGAATCCGTAGGCCAGGGCCGCGACCGCAATCAGGATGAAAAGTCCGCTTGCTCTTGAGACGCAGTACAGCAGTCCGCGGGCACCTCTTGCCGCCAGGAGAACCAGTGCGGCAACGCCGATGATCAGGCCTACACTTCTGTTCCTATCCATGCCGAACATTCTCAATGCCCTCCTTCCGTACATATCGGTGATTCCTTCACCGTGAGGAAAGCATATCATACGGTCTTGGGATAAAACAGGACGGGAAGCGACAAATAAGGCCTCTTATTTTTCCGCCGCGGGCAGATTTCAGTGTTCCAGGAAGAACGCAGTTTCCTGGGCCATAGCATCCTGCTTGGACGCGCCCGTGAAGCCGTGTCCCTGTCCCGGATAAACGATCAGCCGGGCATCCGCATAGGTCTTCTGCGCTTTCTCCGAATAACGGAGCGGTACAATGGGATCCTTATCCCCGTGAAGGATCAGCACCGGGCCGGTGTAGGCGGGCAGCAGATCATACAGGTCAAAGGAAGTGGCATCCTCGTCATACTTCCGGCTGATCTTTGCCCCCATGATGCTGCTGACCTCCGGGAAAGTGCCGTCCGGCAGTCTCCGTTTTTCCGAATCGTCCTGCAGCACAATGGCCGGGAACTCCAGCACCACCGCTTTGATATCCTCCGGGCGCCGGGAGGATACGTAAGCTGAAACAAAGCCGCCCTGGCTGGCTCCCCACAGATATATATCCGAGATTCTCCCGTCATTCCGAAAGTGATCGATGACCGCGTTCAGATCCGCCGCTTCCGTCAGCACGGACATATCCAGCATGGTTCCGCTGCTCTTCGAGTTGAACCCGCCGCCGCAGAAATCCAGGTTGTAGGTCGCAAAGCCTGCAGAAACGAAATGAGCCGCGCTGTCCATATCCAGGGTATGATTTCCCCCGAATCCGTGGGAAAGGATAATCAGCGGGGCCGGGGTCTTTCCTTCCGGCAGCTGAAGCACACCAAAGACGTTTCCGTTGGGACTCTGGATAATAATTTCTTCCATAGGCACCTCCGCAAAAGCAAAATTGAATATAACGATAAGGAGAAGAAGTAATATTGAGGTCAGAGGTTTTTTCACGGGAACCACTCTCCCTGTATCATACTATAAATAGTATACCAAAAATTAATACTTTGCGATCGCCGTATTCCATTTCTGCATCGCCTATGTCTCGCATAAATGGACGGCTGTAGCATGGGCGAAGCTCTGACAACTGCCAGTGGCAGATATTTTGTCAGAGCTGAGGTCAAGCGAAAGGGAGTGAGCTCCCCAGTGGGGAGTCACGACCATTGAGCTTGCGGATAGGTATTCGCCGTGGATGGCTCGGTGTTACCAGCGCTAAAGCGCTGACACCTGCATGGACGATCTGTTACCAGCACTAAAGTGCTGACAGATCTGTTTAAAGCACGGATGCCTCCTCAATAACTTAAAACTTAAAACTTAAAAATATTTTTGTTTTACGATGAAGATCTTCGGGGAAAGAAAAAAGAGGGCTGAGCCCTCTTTGAATGTTGGATTATTTGGCGGAGTCATCCTTCTTGTCGGAGTCCACCACGAGCGTGGCGGAGCCGTAAGCCTTCAGCGGATGGCCGGTCTCATCAAACTCGGTGGTATATCTCACATGGAAGGGAATGCGGCCGACCGTCAGCGGGATGATCGCTTCCAGCTCTCCGACACCGTCCTCCAGCTTTCTGTGCCATTCACGGTACATATCCGCGTAATCCGGCGGGAACAGGCCGCTTTCGATCACGGGTTCCGGATAATTCTTTACAACAGGCGGCAGGCCCAGATCCCGCATGCAGCGGAAGCAGGGACGCATTTCATGGGTGTCAATGCTGTACTCCCAGGCATATATGTTTGCCTGTTCGAAAGCGGCACGGAGACGTTTGTCACTGTCCACCATTTCCTGGATGTTCTTCTTCTCTTCTGTGATGTTCTGGACGATGGCATAGATGATCGACTGATCACCGCCCCGGCCAATCACACGCAGGCCGCTGCGGACACAGACCCGCTCCACACCGCAGCACTTGGATTGATAAGTGCGCCAGGTTTCGCAGGTTTCTTCCATGCCGGTCTGAATAGCCTTGCGGATGGTCTTTTCGTAAATCTCCCGGTTTTCCGGAGAGAAGGGTTCCCAGAAATCAGCAGACAGGATATCCTGTTCTGTCATGTTCATGCCGGATTCCTTGACGTACTTGGAGTTTACCCGCAGCATATCCACCTGGCCCTTTTCATAGGAGAAAATGGCGGCGGCGCCAACGTAGTTGTTGAAGATCAGGGTTTCCAGGGAATCCGGATCCCAGAAGCGCTCCGCTTCCATCGCCTTGATCAGCAGCAGGGAGGGCTTCGTGGGCTCAATATCATGCGCCAGCAGCAGCATCATGAAGTCTTCCTTGGAAATCGGCTTGGAATACAGGTACCCCTGTACGTAATTGCAGCCAATGCTCTTGAGGAAGTCGGCCTGCTCAATGGTTTCCACACCTTCCGCCAGGGTCGGGGTGTTCAGCCACTTGGCCATCTGTACCACCGCGTTAACAATCACGCCGCCGCGGCCGCCCAGGCCTTCCCCGGCCAGGAAGCGCAGGTCCAGCTTCAGGAAATCCACGGGCAGGTTCTTGAGGATGCTCAGGGAAGAATATCCGCTTCCGAAATCATCCATCTCCACCAGGTATCCCTTTTCGTGGAACTGCTTCACAGCATTGGAAATCAGGTCAAAGCCGCCGATAGCGGAAGACTCGGTAATCTCCGCGCGGAAATAATGCACGGGGACGTCGTACCTTCTGCGGATTGCTTCAATCTCATTCACATAGTCATGGCCGAAAAGGTCATGACGGGAAATGTTGAAGGAAATGGGCAGCATATAATTCGGGCAGCTGTTATGGAAACGGCAGATTTCTTCAAAGGCAAACAAATCAGCCCGATGGATGAGACCGTAATTCTCCATAATCGGGATGAAATCGTCCGGGAGTTGTTCCCCGAGTTCCGGATGCCGCCAGCGCATGAGAGCTTCCGCTCCGATCAGACGGCCCGTTGAATGATTGTATTTAGGCTGATATACCAGATAAATCTGGCCATTTTCAATAGCCTCATCAAACGAACTGATGATTTCCTGTTCAGTCATCTTACGGTGCATGAAACGGTCCCCTTCCAGGACGAAAATGTAATGCATACTCCCGTATGGGGATAGGTATGCATGATTATTATATTGTAAAACGTTCCAAATGGCAAATGGAAAAATTGGCAGGACAACTTTGAAAATCATACAACTATATAGGGTGAAAATCCATATATCCAATTTGATGTAACCGATCACAACCGCTGAAATGTATGGAAAACAGCAGACTTCAGGTCTTAAGCGACATACACAAAAAATCCTTTACAAGCCATGTAACTTATGCTATATTTGTCCGGTCAAATCAAGTGTTCAATGTGACAAACGCACAGAATGACACTCCCCCGGTAAGATACGTTTTTACAATTTGCTCAGAAAGGTTCCCCCCGTGGGGAAAGGACAGCAACCAGAAAAATGAACTACAGCTTTACCGTCCCAAGCATGTTGATCCTGCTGGTCATCATGGGTTACTACTTCTTCCGTCCCAGGCTGCCAATCCGCCTGAACCGTGCTTTCCTGGCTATCCTGGTCATTGATATCTGCACGGAAATCCTTGAGGTTGCCTCCTTCCGCCTGAACGAAACCTGGCCGGAGCATGCCACCGCATTACTCTGGGTTGTCAATGTGCTGTATTTCATTTTTGTATATGTTCGTTCCTATATGTTCTTTGTGTTCACAATCAGCGTGCTTGATTCCAAGTCCCTGATCTGGTCACGGCTGCGCATCTTTTCTCCAATTGTATATGTTCCCTGCGTCCTGATTGCACTGTCCACTCCGTGGACCCACTGGCTGTTCCGGATTGAAGACGGATTCCACCAGGGTCCGCTTTACTGGACGATCTTCGCCTGTGACTGCTGTTACCTGACTTTTGCCACCATCGGTATTCTCCGGCACCTGAAGGAACTGAGCGCGCATGAAATCATCAGCCTGCTGGCCATCCAGGTAATCCTGAAGGCCGGTATTGTCGCCCGTTTCCTGCTGCCGAATATTATTGTAATGAACACCTTCTGCCTGATGGCCATCGTGGTGATTTTCATTTCCTTCCTGAATCCGGATCTTTATCTGTCCGAACGGGGATATGTTTATAACCTTCCGGCCTTCCATGCCCTGCTGGCTGAATGCTGGCAGCGGAAGAAACCCTGCCGGGTGCTGGGCTTTACCATCCAGAATTATAATGAACATCGGGAGATCTTCGGCGGAAAGCAGATGGATGACGCCCTGATCGGCATCAACAAATACCTGCTGGAAACCTTCCCACACCTTTGCAGTTTCTATCTGCGGGGCGGTTCCTACGCCATGGTGGGGCAGAACGAACCCGACCTGGCGGAACTGCGCAAGACGCTCAGCGAACGCTTTACCGGTTCCTGGAAAACCGGAGCCGGCGAACTGCGGCTGGGCATCTCTTTTGTGGAAGCGGATATGGACCTGATGAACTGTCCCTCCGACCGGCTGGTCAATACCTTGATGATTTCCCTGGATGAGCTGAGCCGTGTGGCCGAACCGGATACCAGCCGTTCCCTGATGGATTCCATCGATGAGATCAACCAGAAGCTGGAGATCCGCCGGTGCCTGGAAAAATCCCTGGACAGGGACGAACTGGAAGTGTTCCTCCAGCCGCTGATGGACAGCAAAACCGGAAAACGGATCGCGGCGGAAGCGCTGGTCCGGCTGCGGGATGACAACGGCAACCTGATCCGGCCGGACCTGTTCATCTCCATGGCAGAACAGGAAGGCTATATCGTACGGCTGGGCGAGCAGGTGCTTGCCAAGGTCTGCCGGTTTATCCGGGATCATGACATGGAAGCCCTGGGCGTCCAGTGGATCAACGTCAACCTGAGCCCTGTGCAGTTCATGAGCCGGGACGTTCCTTCCCGCTTTGCGGAAATCCTGAAGGAATATCATGTGGATGAAAAAATGATCCACCTGGAGATTACGGAACAGAGCATGATCGACTTCTCCCTTCTGCGGGACCAGATCACCGGCCTGCACGACAACGGGTTTGAGTTCTCCCTGGATGATTACGGAAGCGGTTATTCCAACCTCTCCAGGGTTCGCCAGTACCCCTTCACCAATATCAAAATCGACATGGAAGTCGTGTGGAACTACTGCAAGGAAAAAGACATGCTGCTCCCCGCCCTGGTGGAAGGCTTCAAGCGGATGAACCTGAGCATTACCGCCGAGGGCATCGAAACAGAGGAAATGGCCGGCGCCATGAAGGATATCAGCTGCGACTACCTGCAGGGATATTACTTCTCCCAGCCCGTGCCGATGGATGAGTTTGTGGAACAGACCATGCAGATGAATAAAGCCTGCTGAAAGGCATAAAATGAAAAGGGCCGGTCCGAATGGACCGGTCCTTTTCCGTTTCTGTTCCGGAGATTACAGCAGGTTGCGCTGGATCTTGCCGGAGATCGTCTTGGGCAGTTCGTCCCGGAAGACAATCTTGCGGGGATATTTGTAAGGCGCGGTATGCTCTTTGACATACTGCTGGATTTCCTTTTTGAGCTCTTCGGTTCCTTCGGTGCCCTTGGTCAGGACAATGGACGCCTTGACGATCTGGCCGCGCACCTCATCCGGTTCGGCGGAAACGCCGCACTCCAGCACATAGGGCAGTTCCATGATGACGGATTCGATCTCGAACGGCCCGATACGGTAGCCGGAGGATTTGATAACGTCGTCAATCCGGGAAACATACCAGAAGTAGCCGTCCTCATCCCGCCAGGCTGTGTCGCCGGTGTGGTACATGCCGTCGTGCCAGGCTTCCTTCGTCTTTTCCTCGTCCAGGTAATACTCCCGGTAGAGACCGCAGGGAACATTCCTGTCGGTATGGATAACAATCTCGCCCACTTCACCGCTTGCAACGGAATTGCCGTCCGGATCCACGATATCCACGTCGTACTGGGGATTGGCCTTACCCATAGAACCGATCTTCGGCACGGTACCGGCCAGGTTGCCGATGGTCAGCGTGGTCTCCGTCTGGCCGAAGCCCTCCATGATCTGCAGGCCCGTGGCCTTCTCGAACTGGCGGTAGACCTCGGGGTTGAGGGCTTCGCCGGCGGTGGTCATATGGTGAATGGAGCTGAGGTCGTAATTGGCCAGGTCCACCTTGATGAACATCCGGAGCATGGTGGGCGGTGCGCAGAAGGTCGTGATGTTGTATTTCTTGAACATGGGCAGGATATCCGCCGCGTCGAACTTATCGAAGTCATAGACGAAGACCGCGCCCTCGCACAGCCACTGGCCGTAAAGCTTGCCCCAGAGGGATTTGCCCCAGCCGGTGTCGGAGATGGTGAAGTGGAGACCGTCCCGCTCGCAGCAGTGCCAGTACTTCGCCGTGACGTAATGTCCCAGGGCGTAGGTGTGCCGGTGCTGAGCCATCTTCGGATTGCCGGTGGTGCCGGAAGTGAAGAACATGAGCGCCGGCTCGTTGCCGCAGGAGGCGCCTTCCGGACGGCGGTAGCGGCGGGTGAAGAGCGGGTATTCCGCATTCAGGTCATGCCAGCCCTCCCGGGAACCGTTGACCATGATCAGGGTTTCCACGCTGGGGCACTTGGCGGCGGCCCGCTCGGCAATTTCAGCGGTGTCCCCGTCAGCCGTGCAGATCAGGGCCTTGACGCCGGCAGCGTTGAAGCGGTACTCAAAGTCATGCTCCTTCAGCTGGTTGGTTGCGGGGATCGCGATAGCGCCCAGCTTGTGCAGGGCCACCATGGAGAACCAGAACTGATAGTGCCTCTTAAGCACCAGCATGACCCGGTCGCCCCGCTTGATTCCCAGGGAGGTGAAATAGTTGGCGCACTGGTTGGAGGCGTCCTTGATATCCTTGAAGGTAAAGCGGCGCTCCTCATGATGCTTGTCCACATAGAGCATGGCCAGCTTATCCGGATACTTGCGGGCGATCTCGTCCACGATATCAAAACCGAAGTTGAAGGTTTCATGATTCGGGAAGCTGATGGAAGTGAGCCTTCCCTGCTCATCCTCCTTCGCGTCAATAAACTTCTCGGCAACCAGGTGACCCTCATACCGGGCAGCCTTGGGTACGGCCGCGAAATCAGCGCCGCTCTGCTGTCCTTCAACCGGAAGGATCATCGCCAGGAAGACGCAGTCCTTCCCGTTCACGGCGATCATGCCGTGCGGCAGGGAGGAGTTGTAATAGATGCTGTCGCCTTCCTCCAGGATCTCGGTATGGTCGCCGACCTGGACCTTCAGGCTTCCGGAAAGCACCAGATCGAATTCCTGTCCCTTATGGGTGGTCGTATGAATCGGCTCATTCTGCTGCTTTTCGGAATATTCGTAGCGGACCCAGTAGGGCTCAGCCACCTTGTCCCGGAATTTCGGCGCCAGGTTCGAAATGGCAATGCCCTCTTCCTTCGCGGTGGTCTCGCCCTTGCCGCGGCGAGTCACCGTGTAGGTGGACAGGAAAGCGTTGTGGCCTTCCAGCAGTTCCGTCAGCTCCATATTGAAAGCCTGGGCGGACTTGTAGATGAAAGTAAAGGGCATATCGGTCTGGCCGGCTTCGTAATCGAGGTATTCCGCAACGGTTACCTCCGTCTTTTCCGCCATTTCCTCAGGGGTCCAGCCCATGATCTCCCGCATTTCACGGATACGGGAAGCAACCGCACTCAATTGGCTCAGGTCAGTCCGGGTTGTCATCTGGAAACGCTCCTCTCTTTACAATGCAAAGTATGTAAGTCCTGGTCTTTCATACAGCAGAATGCCTGAATCGGATGGCCGGGAATAAATAAATGGCCCGTCTCATTTTTGAGACGGGCCATGTTGGCTCGCGGTACCACTCAAATTGTGCGCCTTTGCACACCACTTCAGACACTATCATGTCCTATGCCTTTACGCAGCAGTCACGGGAGACGCCTACTGGGATCAACCTTTCGGATCTCCGGCTCGGAAGCGATGGGATGAAGCTTCGGCCCGCCGGTTCACACCATACCCGGCTCTCTGTGGGGCTTCCTGCTGTTCCGTCTTCGTCACAGCCTTGTATGAAATTGCCTGAAGTGTAGCACGCTGAAAATAAGGTGTCAAGGGGTTTGTAACAAATACAGCGCAAAAACAATGAAATACATCGTTTTTGCAATTCACAATTCATAATTCATAATTCACAATTATGGAAACACTGATTAAATGAGTCCGTCAGATGCCAGATGGATTTTTTGACGAAATCCAGTGCAGATTTCGAAGGTTTAGTGGGGCTAAATCGAGAAATCTGTGCGAAGATAACGGTAAAAAAGGCACTGGCAGATGGGTGAGGGAATTAATCAGCGTTTCCTATATGCTGTCAGCCATCGCGTTACTGTCAACCAGACGCTCTTCCCGGAAGACAACATTATCCGAAATGATGCAAAAAAGTATTTCATTATGAATTATGAATTGTGAATTATGAATTACTTTTGTCCCCGTGAAGTATGTTTTTGGTGACTGTCTTTCCGGTCAAAATGTGATATAGTG is a window encoding:
- the pyrE gene encoding orotate phosphoribosyltransferase, yielding MNEDKKRFIELLAESGAVQFGDFTAKSGRKTPYFINTGKLTYGDQLDLVGKMYAQTYVENIGRESCLLFGPAYKGITLVAVTAAALYSRYGVRVPVCFNRKEKKDHGEGGAIVGKIPGKDDRIVIVEDVITAGTAIRESMERLKILDLGRVESIIIAVDRMEKGRGEQSALAELELEFGVKVCPIVTIREVVSYLHNREIGGKVYIDDALYARVLEYQKIYGVNSGD
- a CDS encoding alpha/beta hydrolase family protein, whose product is MEEIIIQSPNGNVFGVLQLPEGKTPAPLIILSHGFGGNHTLDMDSAAHFVSAGFATYNLDFCGGGFNSKSSGTMLDMSVLTEAADLNAVIDHFRNDGRISDIYLWGASQGGFVSAYVSSRRPEDIKAVVLEFPAIVLQDDSEKRRLPDGTFPEVSSIMGAKISRKYDEDATSFDLYDLLPAYTGPVLILHGDKDPIVPLRYSEKAQKTYADARLIVYPGQGHGFTGASKQDAMAQETAFFLEH
- a CDS encoding sensor domain-containing phosphodiesterase yields the protein MHRKMTEQEIISSFDEAIENGQIYLVYQPKYNHSTGRLIGAEALMRWRHPELGEQLPDDFIPIMENYGLIHRADLFAFEEICRFHNSCPNYMLPISFNISRHDLFGHDYVNEIEAIRRRYDVPVHYFRAEITESSAIGGFDLISNAVKQFHEKGYLVEMDDFGSGYSSLSILKNLPVDFLKLDLRFLAGEGLGGRGGVIVNAVVQMAKWLNTPTLAEGVETIEQADFLKSIGCNYVQGYLYSKPISKEDFMMLLLAHDIEPTKPSLLLIKAMEAERFWDPDSLETLIFNNYVGAAAIFSYEKGQVDMLRVNSKYVKESGMNMTEQDILSADFWEPFSPENREIYEKTIRKAIQTGMEETCETWRTYQSKCCGVERVCVRSGLRVIGRGGDQSIIYAIVQNITEEKKNIQEMVDSDKRLRAAFEQANIYAWEYSIDTHEMRPCFRCMRDLGLPPVVKNYPEPVIESGLFPPDYADMYREWHRKLEDGVGELEAIIPLTVGRIPFHVRYTTEFDETGHPLKAYGSATLVVDSDKKDDSAK
- a CDS encoding EAL domain-containing protein, with product MLILLVIMGYYFFRPRLPIRLNRAFLAILVIDICTEILEVASFRLNETWPEHATALLWVVNVLYFIFVYVRSYMFFVFTISVLDSKSLIWSRLRIFSPIVYVPCVLIALSTPWTHWLFRIEDGFHQGPLYWTIFACDCCYLTFATIGILRHLKELSAHEIISLLAIQVILKAGIVARFLLPNIIVMNTFCLMAIVVIFISFLNPDLYLSERGYVYNLPAFHALLAECWQRKKPCRVLGFTIQNYNEHREIFGGKQMDDALIGINKYLLETFPHLCSFYLRGGSYAMVGQNEPDLAELRKTLSERFTGSWKTGAGELRLGISFVEADMDLMNCPSDRLVNTLMISLDELSRVAEPDTSRSLMDSIDEINQKLEIRRCLEKSLDRDELEVFLQPLMDSKTGKRIAAEALVRLRDDNGNLIRPDLFISMAEQEGYIVRLGEQVLAKVCRFIRDHDMEALGVQWINVNLSPVQFMSRDVPSRFAEILKEYHVDEKMIHLEITEQSMIDFSLLRDQITGLHDNGFEFSLDDYGSGYSNLSRVRQYPFTNIKIDMEVVWNYCKEKDMLLPALVEGFKRMNLSITAEGIETEEMAGAMKDISCDYLQGYYFSQPVPMDEFVEQTMQMNKAC
- a CDS encoding AMP-binding protein; the protein is MTTRTDLSQLSAVASRIREMREIMGWTPEEMAEKTEVTVAEYLDYEAGQTDMPFTFIYKSAQAFNMELTELLEGHNAFLSTYTVTRRGKGETTAKEEGIAISNLAPKFRDKVAEPYWVRYEYSEKQQNEPIHTTTHKGQEFDLVLSGSLKVQVGDHTEILEEGDSIYYNSSLPHGMIAVNGKDCVFLAMILPVEGQQSGADFAAVPKAARYEGHLVAEKFIDAKEDEQGRLTSISFPNHETFNFGFDIVDEIARKYPDKLAMLYVDKHHEERRFTFKDIKDASNQCANYFTSLGIKRGDRVMLVLKRHYQFWFSMVALHKLGAIAIPATNQLKEHDFEYRFNAAGVKALICTADGDTAEIAERAAAKCPSVETLIMVNGSREGWHDLNAEYPLFTRRYRRPEGASCGNEPALMFFTSGTTGNPKMAQHRHTYALGHYVTAKYWHCCERDGLHFTISDTGWGKSLWGKLYGQWLCEGAVFVYDFDKFDAADILPMFKKYNITTFCAPPTMLRMFIKVDLANYDLSSIHHMTTAGEALNPEVYRQFEKATGLQIMEGFGQTETTLTIGNLAGTVPKIGSMGKANPQYDVDIVDPDGNSVASGEVGEIVIHTDRNVPCGLYREYYLDEEKTKEAWHDGMYHTGDTAWRDEDGYFWYVSRIDDVIKSSGYRIGPFEIESVIMELPYVLECGVSAEPDEVRGQIVKASIVLTKGTEGTEELKKEIQQYVKEHTAPYKYPRKIVFRDELPKTISGKIQRNLL